The Leguminivora glycinivorella isolate SPB_JAAS2020 chromosome 1, LegGlyc_1.1, whole genome shotgun sequence genome includes a region encoding these proteins:
- the LOC125229186 gene encoding WASH complex subunit 3, which yields MSLQGPTVGHDINNVDLSKIAGLQQKRTLAFVNHFLVTTVQFLNKFTKDCEEKLMNFELKLEKVNATMVLLEAKLSSIPEVSIQSQCKTEDPQQDTNAGKPDHIPVDSTEPSQNTNPETSEGSDTTATKEVGMEEASVAPEYMRFVKMVQVGVPLQAVKLKLTMEGLDPNVFDRVMNK from the exons ATGAGTTTACAAGGACCGACTGTCGGTCACGACATAAACAATGTAGATTTATCCAAA ATAGCTGGGTTGCAGCAGAAGAGAACTTTGGCGTTTGTTAATCATTTCCTCGTAACTACTGTACAGTTTTTGAATAAGTTTACAAAGGATTGTGAAGAAAAGCTAATGAATTTTGAATTGAAACTTGAAAAAGTTAATGCTACCATGGTCTTGTTGGAAGCTAAG CTATCATCAATTCCCGAAGTAAGCATTCAGTCACAATGTAAGACAGAGGACCCTCAACAAGATACAAATGCAGGTAAACCAGATCATATACCAGTAGATAGTACAGAGCCGTCACAAAATACAAACCCAGAAACATCTGAAGGCAGTGATACTACAGCAACAAAAGAAGTTGGCATGGAGGAAGCTTCCGTAGCTCCTGAGTACATGAGGTTTGTAAAAATGGTACAGGTTGGAGTGCCTCTTCAGGCAGTAAAACTGAAATTAACAATGGAAGGCTTAGACCCCAATGTATTTGATAGAGTAatgaacaaataa